Proteins encoded within one genomic window of Mesobacillus subterraneus:
- a CDS encoding hydrolase: protein MEETKQKYYFNIESGEVLDTPAEPEVHLFTLIATGEEIKDLREYLMENYKADLATLANSNFRPFTEPDREHAEYDFAMKEIYAMVYKLGDAEARNHVKSMGIFSEDELTGI, encoded by the coding sequence ATGGAAGAAACAAAGCAGAAGTACTACTTTAATATAGAAAGCGGCGAAGTGCTGGACACGCCTGCTGAGCCGGAGGTCCATTTATTCACGCTGATTGCAACAGGTGAGGAAATTAAGGATTTGCGGGAGTATCTTATGGAAAACTATAAAGCGGACTTGGCAACCTTAGCCAACTCCAACTTTCGCCCTTTTACAGAGCCAGACCGTGAACATGCTGAATATGACTTTGCGATGAAGGAAATTTACGCAATGGTCTACAAACTGGGTGATGCCGAAGCGAGGAATCACGTAAAAAGCATGGGGATATTTTCAGAAGACGAGTTAACCGGTATATAA
- the fabG gene encoding 3-oxoacyl-ACP reductase FabG, with the protein MRLKDKVAIITGAANGIGLAAAKTFAREGASVAMADFDEETGTKRAAELSAEGYDVGFFQVNVADRISVDSLIQNVLGSFGKIDVLINNAGITRDGMLHKLSGEDFQKVVDVNLTGVFNCAQAVVPAMVQQGSGRIINTSSVSGIYGNVGQTNYAATKAGVVGMTKTWAKELGRKGINVNAVAPGFIETGMTAAVPDKVIEQMKMLVPLGRLGLPEDIADAYLFLASDESKYVNGTTLHVDGGIMM; encoded by the coding sequence ATGAGATTGAAAGATAAAGTAGCGATTATTACTGGTGCAGCGAACGGGATCGGTCTTGCTGCTGCAAAGACTTTTGCCCGTGAAGGCGCCAGTGTTGCCATGGCGGACTTTGATGAGGAAACAGGAACGAAGCGCGCAGCTGAGCTGTCTGCAGAAGGCTATGACGTAGGATTTTTTCAGGTGAATGTTGCCGACAGAATAAGTGTTGACTCGTTGATTCAAAACGTTCTTGGCAGCTTTGGCAAAATTGATGTTTTAATAAATAATGCAGGCATCACTAGGGATGGGATGCTTCATAAGCTTTCAGGCGAGGATTTTCAAAAGGTCGTTGATGTCAATCTGACCGGAGTATTCAATTGTGCCCAGGCGGTTGTGCCAGCAATGGTCCAGCAAGGATCAGGGAGAATCATCAATACATCCTCAGTTTCCGGCATATACGGCAATGTGGGACAGACAAACTACGCAGCAACCAAAGCCGGGGTCGTCGGCATGACGAAAACTTGGGCAAAGGAACTTGGCCGCAAAGGCATCAATGTTAATGCAGTTGCCCCGGGGTTCATTGAAACAGGTATGACAGCCGCAGTGCCAGACAAAGTCATTGAACAAATGAAGATGCTTGTCCCGCTTGGCAGGCTCGGTTTGCCAGAAGACATTGCCGACGCCTATTTGTTCCTTGCTTCAGACGAATCAAAATATGTAAACGGCACCACCCTCCATGTAGATGGCGGGATTATGATGTAA
- a CDS encoding class I adenylate-forming enzyme family protein produces MRWELDWLESRAGLTPDATAIADAETGQEWSYREVNDRAKAIAVWLGEKGVKKGDRVALLAPNGISYFDLLFSCGKIGAIFVPLNWRLSLDELAYIIKDCEPRLLGFHSNFTKEVTLIWEHEDRCIQINGSRYDQLFEVKVGKLDAENPKVDEEDPLAMIYTGGTTGKPKGAVLSHRAIIWNSISTIASWNLTNEDKTVTYLPLFHTGGLNALSIPILMAGGKIVLANDFSPEKAIGNLIRYKCTIVLFVPTMHHMLVKSEQFHGSEFQDMKLFLSGGAPCPLEIYEAYKQKGIPFKEGYGLTEAGPNNFYIDPAETNVKRGSVGKPMLFHNVRILDEDRNETGADEVGELAIQGNHAFSYYWKNKNATDSTLKDGWLYTGDLAKRDRDGYYYIVGRKKEMIITGGENVFPLEIEHWLCSHPSIQEAAVVGVADDKWGEVVTAYIVVDEGAALSEGEVKQYCRQKLGSYKVPKNIYFISQMPKTHVGKIDKKLLKEMSGEISDR; encoded by the coding sequence GTGAGGTGGGAGCTCGACTGGCTTGAATCTAGAGCGGGATTGACACCAGATGCAACTGCGATTGCTGATGCAGAGACGGGTCAGGAATGGTCATACAGGGAAGTCAATGATCGGGCGAAAGCAATTGCGGTGTGGCTTGGTGAAAAGGGTGTCAAAAAAGGCGACAGGGTTGCGCTGCTTGCGCCGAACGGAATCAGTTACTTTGATTTGCTGTTCTCCTGCGGGAAAATTGGCGCAATTTTTGTGCCGCTGAACTGGCGGCTATCCCTCGATGAGCTGGCATATATCATAAAAGACTGTGAGCCCAGGCTGCTGGGATTCCATTCGAATTTTACAAAAGAAGTGACGTTGATTTGGGAACACGAAGATCGTTGCATCCAAATCAATGGCTCACGCTACGACCAGCTGTTTGAGGTGAAGGTTGGTAAACTTGATGCTGAAAATCCTAAAGTGGATGAGGAAGACCCTCTGGCGATGATTTATACAGGCGGAACCACTGGCAAGCCAAAAGGAGCGGTTCTATCGCATCGGGCAATCATCTGGAACAGTATTTCCACCATCGCCAGCTGGAATCTGACGAATGAGGACAAGACGGTGACGTATTTACCTTTATTCCATACCGGCGGTTTGAACGCTCTTTCAATTCCTATCCTGATGGCAGGAGGTAAAATCGTGCTGGCAAACGATTTTAGCCCGGAAAAAGCGATCGGGAATTTAATAAGGTATAAATGCACAATTGTCCTTTTTGTGCCGACGATGCATCATATGCTTGTGAAATCTGAGCAGTTCCATGGTTCGGAATTTCAGGATATGAAATTATTTTTATCTGGAGGAGCGCCGTGTCCGCTCGAAATATATGAAGCATACAAACAGAAGGGTATCCCTTTCAAGGAAGGATATGGATTGACGGAAGCAGGCCCGAATAATTTTTACATTGACCCTGCAGAGACAAATGTAAAAAGAGGCTCAGTCGGAAAACCGATGCTATTTCACAATGTCAGGATCCTGGATGAAGACAGAAACGAGACAGGTGCAGATGAAGTTGGTGAACTTGCCATTCAGGGGAATCATGCTTTTTCTTATTACTGGAAAAATAAGAACGCGACCGATAGCACCTTGAAGGACGGCTGGCTCTATACAGGTGACCTGGCGAAAAGAGATAGAGATGGATACTACTACATTGTCGGCAGGAAAAAAGAGATGATCATCACCGGAGGGGAAAATGTATTTCCGCTCGAAATCGAACACTGGCTCTGCTCGCACCCATCCATCCAGGAGGCGGCTGTTGTCGGGGTAGCAGACGATAAATGGGGTGAAGTAGTAACGGCCTATATTGTCGTTGATGAAGGAGCAGCTTTGTCTGAAGGTGAAGTCAAGCAATACTGCAGGCAAAAACTGGGCAGCTATAAAGTCCCTAAAAACATTTACTTTATTAGTCAGATGCCGAAAACACATGTCGGGAAAATAGATAAGAAACTGTTGAAGGAAATGTCAGGTGAGATCAGCGACCGGTAA
- a CDS encoding MFS transporter gives MFSLGGLFTFFYACGLLSFGPVSDFTGRRKILVFGLLASALTTLAVGFSAGSLSLWIARSLQGITLATFASVAFAYSYDVFNFRQRTILVVLINTGFLIAGIFGQVASDFLAEVSSWNSVFFFFSAVYFILFAAAFFLLNESPPQMVESKPLWSLFFQLLKDSRLMKCYSISFSLLFAIIAFYDAIGRYFNGPESDLLIIRLVGLLGASLSLFTGKLIDRWGELRTMMFGLAIGSTSAFLLLFFQSTAALIFFSIFFVSSISLTIPTVITLIGGYGSSQRAKALSLYSFILLTGASLAPPVAALLPFSGVMLLLSSLFAFNILICLLLQKKAFQSANAG, from the coding sequence TTGTTCTCGCTGGGGGGGCTTTTTACCTTTTTCTATGCCTGCGGACTGCTGTCATTCGGACCTGTATCCGATTTTACAGGCCGGAGGAAAATCCTCGTGTTCGGACTTTTGGCTTCCGCACTGACAACATTGGCCGTCGGCTTTTCTGCCGGATCTCTCAGTTTGTGGATTGCCCGTTCCCTGCAGGGGATCACTCTTGCCACTTTCGCTTCAGTTGCTTTCGCCTACTCTTATGATGTCTTTAATTTTCGGCAGAGGACGATCCTTGTTGTATTGATTAATACTGGATTTTTAATCGCCGGCATCTTTGGGCAGGTTGCCAGTGACTTTCTTGCCGAGGTTTCATCCTGGAACAGCGTCTTCTTTTTCTTTTCAGCTGTCTATTTTATTCTGTTTGCTGCTGCTTTTTTCCTGCTGAATGAATCACCACCACAGATGGTAGAAAGCAAGCCTTTATGGAGTCTCTTTTTTCAATTGTTAAAAGATTCTCGGTTGATGAAATGCTATAGTATTTCATTCTCACTTTTGTTTGCAATTATCGCATTCTATGATGCAATTGGCCGCTATTTTAACGGTCCTGAATCAGACTTGCTGATAATCCGTCTTGTCGGATTGTTAGGTGCTTCTCTCTCCCTTTTCACAGGTAAACTGATCGATCGATGGGGCGAGCTGCGAACAATGATGTTCGGTTTGGCCATCGGGTCAACTAGCGCGTTCCTGCTACTTTTCTTCCAAAGCACCGCAGCCTTAATATTCTTCTCTATCTTTTTTGTTTCATCGATTTCACTCACCATCCCGACAGTCATTACCCTGATTGGCGGCTACGGCAGCAGCCAGCGTGCCAAAGCATTGTCGCTGTATTCATTCATCCTGCTGACAGGCGCAAGTCTCGCACCGCCGGTCGCAGCCCTGTTGCCATTCAGCGGAGTGATGCTTTTACTGTCTTCACTTTTCGCATTTAATATCTTAATCTGCCTATTGCTTCAAAAAAAGGCATTCCAGTCAGCAAACGCTGGCTGA
- the addB gene encoding helicase-exonuclease AddAB subunit AddB, translating into MSVRLLLGRSGSGKTEMIINEIKDRLITDPQGDPVVYLVPEQMSFLSEYRLSTDPELGGMIRAQVFSFPRLAWRILQETGGFTRQHLDSVGISMMIRKIIEDKKDDLKIFQKAADKNGFVQQMEQMLIEFKRYAINPDELAGKMEESSAGNKALKDKIHDLELVYRQFEDELFGKYIDSEDYFKLLAEKIPASQYLKNAEVYIDDFYSFTPLELMIIDQLIGSCKRVTIALPVDQGFKDAQPDELHLFRITGETCSTLYDMIKTKGYELEEDVLLTEQKRWQDESLKHLEREFDTRSAVKYNGESAIHIAQAANRRAELEGVARKILGLARDYGYRYRDMAVLMRGSEYREVLETIFDDHGLPYFIDQKRNMLHHPLIELVRSSLETVLGNWRYEPIFRAVKTDLLFPVGVNLNKMREQMDVLENYVLAYGIQGDKWTKKERWKYRRIRGLEYDGLAQTDAEKQTEQELNDLRLLITSPLLRMARRLKRADTGRKLSEAVYLFMEELDIPAKLEAWRMGAEQEGRLVEAREHEQAWNAVINLLDQFVEMLGDAKVPPKKFVTILDAGFESLRFSLIPPAIDQILVADLEKTRLADVKVAFVIGVNEGVLPAKMTEEGIFADDDRELLQSKGMKLAPNSRTKLLDENFIAYKAFVTPSEQLYISYPIANEEGKALMPSSFIKRISELFPEHQTHFYLPDPSELPEEEQLEYAAGENVALSYLTSQLQLKKRNYPVYDFWWDVYDYYLKNHQWADTASKVLSSLFYENKTKQLSETVTKELYGDEIQASVSRMELFNSCPFSHYVQHGLKLRDRQIFRLEAPDIGDLFHAALKEIAETVMEQNLSWAQLTRAQAEGLARDAVQKLAPKLQNEILMSSNRHHYIRQKLQNIISRASLVLSDHAKVSGFSPIGLGARVRPPGKTSSASLFAQKWHQDGTDGPD; encoded by the coding sequence ATGTCTGTACGTTTATTGCTCGGGCGCTCTGGAAGCGGCAAGACCGAGATGATCATAAATGAAATCAAGGACAGGCTCATTACCGACCCGCAGGGGGATCCGGTCGTTTATCTTGTTCCTGAACAAATGTCATTCCTTTCCGAATACAGATTGTCCACTGACCCTGAGCTTGGGGGAATGATCAGGGCGCAGGTATTCAGCTTTCCGCGCCTTGCATGGAGAATCCTGCAGGAAACAGGCGGATTTACTCGCCAGCATTTGGACAGTGTCGGGATCAGCATGATGATTCGTAAAATTATTGAGGATAAAAAAGATGACTTGAAAATCTTCCAAAAGGCTGCGGATAAGAATGGTTTTGTCCAGCAGATGGAGCAGATGCTGATTGAGTTCAAACGATATGCGATAAACCCGGACGAGCTCGCTGGAAAAATGGAGGAAAGCTCTGCGGGCAATAAAGCGCTGAAGGACAAAATCCATGATCTTGAGTTAGTCTATCGTCAATTCGAAGATGAATTATTCGGCAAATATATCGATTCAGAGGATTATTTTAAATTGCTGGCAGAGAAGATTCCTGCCTCGCAATATTTGAAAAATGCAGAAGTATACATTGATGATTTTTACAGTTTCACTCCCCTTGAATTGATGATCATCGACCAGTTGATCGGCAGTTGTAAAAGGGTGACGATTGCGCTGCCCGTCGATCAGGGTTTCAAAGATGCTCAGCCTGACGAACTGCATTTATTCAGGATAACTGGAGAAACCTGCTCAACCTTGTATGACATGATTAAGACAAAAGGCTATGAACTGGAAGAAGACGTCTTGCTGACAGAGCAGAAACGCTGGCAGGATGAATCCCTGAAGCATCTGGAAAGAGAGTTCGATACAAGGTCGGCGGTCAAATACAACGGTGAGTCAGCGATCCATATCGCCCAGGCTGCCAACAGAAGGGCGGAACTTGAAGGTGTTGCGCGCAAGATTCTTGGACTTGCCAGGGATTATGGGTACCGCTACCGTGATATGGCGGTTTTGATGAGAGGCAGCGAATACCGCGAAGTGCTTGAAACGATTTTTGATGACCATGGACTTCCTTACTTTATCGACCAGAAACGGAATATGCTTCATCATCCATTGATTGAGCTGGTCCGTTCCAGTCTTGAAACAGTGTTGGGGAACTGGAGGTATGAGCCAATTTTTCGTGCTGTCAAAACGGATTTACTATTCCCGGTCGGAGTGAATCTGAACAAGATGCGCGAACAAATGGATGTGCTGGAAAACTATGTACTCGCATATGGCATCCAGGGGGATAAATGGACGAAAAAGGAACGATGGAAATACCGTAGGATCCGTGGTCTGGAGTATGACGGATTGGCCCAGACGGATGCAGAAAAACAGACAGAACAAGAACTGAATGATCTGCGTCTGTTGATTACTTCTCCGCTGCTGCGGATGGCTCGCCGCCTGAAGAGGGCTGACACGGGAAGAAAACTTTCGGAAGCAGTCTATCTATTCATGGAAGAGCTTGATATCCCAGCTAAGCTCGAGGCATGGCGAATGGGTGCCGAACAGGAAGGCAGACTGGTAGAGGCGAGGGAGCATGAGCAAGCCTGGAATGCAGTGATCAACCTTCTTGATCAGTTCGTCGAGATGCTTGGTGACGCAAAAGTTCCGCCAAAAAAGTTCGTGACGATTCTTGATGCTGGCTTTGAGTCTTTAAGGTTCTCTCTCATTCCACCGGCAATTGACCAGATATTGGTTGCCGACCTTGAAAAGACAAGGCTTGCCGATGTGAAGGTCGCATTTGTCATCGGCGTCAATGAAGGTGTCCTTCCAGCGAAGATGACAGAGGAAGGGATTTTTGCGGATGATGACAGGGAGCTTCTGCAGTCAAAAGGAATGAAGCTTGCCCCAAACAGCCGTACGAAACTTCTGGACGAAAACTTCATTGCTTATAAAGCATTTGTGACACCGTCAGAACAATTATATATCAGTTATCCAATCGCCAATGAAGAAGGGAAAGCTTTGATGCCATCTTCATTCATCAAGCGGATCTCTGAGCTCTTCCCGGAACATCAAACGCATTTCTATCTGCCTGATCCATCCGAATTGCCGGAAGAGGAACAATTAGAGTACGCTGCTGGTGAAAATGTCGCCTTATCTTATCTGACTTCACAGCTTCAGTTGAAGAAGCGCAACTATCCTGTCTATGATTTTTGGTGGGATGTGTACGATTATTATCTAAAGAATCATCAATGGGCTGATACAGCAAGCAAGGTTCTTTCAAGCCTATTTTACGAAAACAAGACGAAGCAGTTGTCCGAAACAGTCACGAAGGAGCTTTATGGTGATGAAATCCAGGCGAGTGTCTCAAGGATGGAGCTCTTCAACAGCTGCCCATTCTCTCATTATGTCCAGCACGGTTTGAAGCTGCGCGACCGCCAGATTTTCCGTCTTGAGGCTCCGGATATTGGCGATCTGTTCCATGCTGCACTGAAGGAAATTGCCGAGACCGTAATGGAGCAGAATCTCAGCTGGGCCCAGCTTACAAGAGCGCAGGCTGAAGGACTGGCAAGGGATGCAGTCCAAAAGCTTGCTCCTAAATTGCAAAATGAGATCTTGATGAGTTCGAACAGACATCATTATATCAGGCAGAAGCTGCAGAATATCATCAGCCGGGCGTCACTTGTTTTAAGTGATCATGCCAAGGTCAGCGGATTTTCACCAATAGGCCTGGGAGCTAGGGTTCGGCCGCCAGGCAAAACTTCCTCCGCTAGCCTTTTCGCTCAAAAATGGCACCAGGATGGAACTGATGGGCCGGATTGA